GCAGCCAGGCGGCCGGCAGCGCGGTCACCCAGACGTACTGCTGACGCTTCATCTTGATCAGCACGACGGTGGCGAGCATCAGCGCGATACCGGCGAGCATCTGGTTGGAGATGCCGAACAGCGGCCACAGCGTGTTGATCCCACCCAGCGGATCGACCACGCCCTGGTACAGCAGCCAGCCCCACAGCGCGACACAACCGCCGGTGCCGACGATGTTGGCGCCCCAGGAGTCGGTCTTCCTCAGTGCCGGGACGAAGTTGCCCAGCAGGTCCTGCAGCATGAAGCGACCGGCACGGGTACCGGCGTCCACCGCGGTGAGGATGAACAGCGCCTCGAAGAGGATCGCGAAGTGATACCAGAAGGCCATCGTATTCTCACCCGGCAGCACCTGGTGAAGGATGTGCGCGATACCCACGGCGAGGGTCGGCGCACCGCCGGCACGGGCCAGGATGGTGGTTTCGCCGATATCCTTGGCGGTCTGGGTCAGCACCTCGGGGGAAATCATGAAGCCCCAACTGCTGACGGTGGCGGCCACCGCGTTGACGTCGGTACCGACCACGGCCGGCGGGCTGTTCATGGCGAAGTAGATGCCCGGCTCGATCACCGAGGCGGCGACCATCGCCATGATCGCCACGAAGGACTCCATCAGCATGCCGCCGTAGCCGATGTAGCGGGCGTCGGGCTCGCGGTTGAGCAGCTTCGGCGTGGTGCCGGAGGAGATCAGCGCGTGGAAGCCGGACACGGCGCCACAGGCGATGGTGATGAACAGGAACGGGAACAGGCTGCCCTTCCACACCGGGCCGGTGCCGTCGGTGAACTGGGTCAGGGCCGGCATCTTCAGCTCCGGCATGACGATCAGAATGCCGATGGCCAGGGCGACGATGGTGCCGATCTTGAGGAAGGTCGACAGATAGTCACGCGGCGCCAGCAGCAGCCACACCGGCAGCACCGAGGCGACGGCGCCGTAGCCGATCAGCATCCAGACGATCTGCACGCCGTGGAAGGTGAAGACCGGCGCCCATTCCGGGCTGGCGGCGACCTGCCCGCCCAACCAGATGGAGCCCAGCAGCAGCGCCACGCCGACCACGGAAATCTCGCCGATGCGGCCCGGGCGGATGTAGCGCATGTACACGCCCATGAGGATCGCGATCGGGATGGTCGCCAGCACGGTGAACATGCCCCACGGGCTTTCGGCCAGGGCTTTCACCACGATCAGGGCGAGTACCGCGAGGATGATGATCATGATCAGGAACGCGCCGAACAGGGCGATGGTCCCCGCCACCTGCCCCATTTCCTCGCGCACCAGTTCACCCAGCGAGCGCCCATTGCGGCGGCTGGAGATGAACAGGACCATGAAGTCCTGAACGGCACCGGCCAGCACCACGCCGGCGATCAGCCAGAGCGTGCCGGGCAGGTAGCCCATCTGCGCCGCGAGCACGGGACCGACCAGCGGGCCGGCGCCGGCGATGGCGGCGAAGTGGTGACCGAAGAGGATGTGCTTGTTGGTCGGGACGTAGTCCAGGCCGTCGTTGTTGAGGACCGCGGGGGTCGCTCGGTTGGGATCCAGTTGCATCACCTTGGTGGCGATGAACAGGCTGTAGTAGCGGTAGGCGACCAGGTAAATGGCGACCGCTGCGACGACGATCCACAATGCGTTGATGGCTTCGCCGCGGCGCAACGCCACGACTCCTAAGGCAAAGGCACCGACTATCGCCACCACCAGCCATGCGAGGTGACGCAGCAGGTTGTTGTTATTGTTCATAGCGAGGCTTCCGACAGTTTGAAGGCGAGAATTCGCAGAAAAATTCTAATCTTTTCCCACGACCCATTCATACGACCTTAGTCTAGAGCGGTTACGTGCTTATTGCCTGAGCTCAAAATCGACCAGCCGGACGATGCAAAAGAAAAACCCGCATCTGCAGCGGGCTTTTCGGGGGCGCGGGGGATCAGACTGGCTGCTTGGCGTAGCGCGACAGCACCTGATCGCGGCTCATCACCGCCAGGGTATTGTTCAGCACCTGCTCGCCGGTGCTGTCCTGGGTGGCGAATATCTCGCCGAAGTGCTGCTGGGTCACCTGGGCGAAGTGCGCGCGGTCCTCGCTCGGGATGCCCAGCAGGACGGCGTAGGCATCCAGCGCCTCTCCGTGGCCCTTGGCCATGTCCTCGGCGATGTTGTCGAGCATGCCGTTCATGGCGAAGATCGAGCGGCCGCCGTAGCCGATGCGCACATTGGAGTCACAGCCGTTGGTACCCGAGGTCAGACCGAAGGTGGCGTTGCCCGACGTGCCGTTGGTGGTGGTGGCCAGCAGGTGCGGCAGCAGGCCGCGCTGCCCCTCGAACACCATGTTGCCCCAGCCGCATCCCTTGCCGCCGGCTTCGTCGGCTTGCGCCAACAGGCTGGTGGCGCTCAAAACACCAAGGATCAGGCCCTTGCTCAGGAGTTTCTTGTCCATATTCTGCGCTCCGCAGTGGGTGTTGGTTCGTGCCCAAGGAGCTTTGGCTAGAGCCGGCGCCCTGTCAAACCGCCACCAGCCGTGCCGGACAGACGAAAGGCCTACGGTTTCCGTCCGAGCGATAACCGTCCGACGAAGCCTGCGCCGCTTGTCTATAGTGAGGCGAACCCGATTGGCCGGAGAGTCAGGACATGAGCGACGATCACGCCGAGCGCCGGCGCTTCCAGCGCATCGCCTTCGATGCCGGCACGGAAATCAGCCAGGGCGACCAGCGCTGGAAGGTGACGCTGCTCGACCTGTCACTGCAGGGCGTACTGGTGGAGCGCCCCGAACACTGGAACGTGGTGGCCGGCGAGCCGGTGCACGTGCGCATCTACCTGGGTTTCGACGCCAACGTCTACATGGAAGCCGACCTGGCCTGGGAGCGCGAGGGCCTGCTGGGCTTCGCCTGCCGGCACATCGACCTGGAGTCCATCAGCCACCTGCGGCGGCTGGTGGAGCTCAACCTGGGTGACGAATCACTGCTGGAGCGGGAGCTGACGCTGCTCAGCGAGCATTGATCCAACCTTGTAGGAGCGAGGGGGACGCCATCGTTATTGCTCGCGAACCGTCTGACACCGGAGCCGCCGGTGAGAGTTCGCGAGCAAGCTCGCTCCTACAGAAAGCCGCTATTCGAACAAGGCATCCAACGCCTGCTCCAGGCGCGTCACCGCGATCACCTGCAAGCCGGCCGGCGCCTCCTTCGGCGCATTGCCCTTGGGTACGATGGCGCGCTTGAAGCCGTGCTTGGCCGCTTCCTTCAGGCGCTCCTGGCCACTGGGCACCGGACGCACCTCGCCGGACAGCCCCACCTCGCCGAACACCAGCAACTGATGATCCAGCGGCCGGTTGCGCAGGCTGGACATCACCGCCGCCATCAGCGCCAGGTCCGAGGCGGTTTCCAGCACCTTCACCCCGCCCACCACGTTGAGAAACACGTCCTGGTCGTAGGTCGGGATGCCGCCGTGGCGGTGCAGCACCGCCAGCAGCATGGCCAGTCGGTTCTGGTCCAGGCCCAGGGTGACGCGACGGGGGTTGGCCAGGTGGCTGGTATCCACCAGCGCCTGCACCTCCACCAGCATCGGCCGCGAGCCTTCCCAGGTGGCCATGACCACGCTCCCCGGCACCGATTCCTGGGCGCGGGTGAGGAAGATCGCCGAAGGATTGGAGACTTCCTTCAGCCCCCGGTCGGTCATGGCGAACACGCCCAGTTCGTTCACCGCGCCGAAACGGTTCTTCACCGCCCGCAGCAAGCGCAGGCGGCCATCGGACTCGCCCTCGAAATACAGCACGGTGTCGACCATGTGCTCCAGCACGCGCGGGCCGGCCAGCGCGCCTTCCTTGGTGACATGGCCGACCAGGAAGATCGACGTGCCGCTCTGTTTGGCGAAACGCACCAGCAGGGCCGCGCTCTCGCGCACCTGGGCGACGCCGCCGGGGGCCGATTGCAGTTGTTCGGTGAAAATGGTCTGGATCGAGTCGATCACCATCACTTTCGGCTGCTCCTGGCGCGCGGTGGCGATGATGCTTTCGATGCAGGTCTCGGTCATGACCTTGAGCTTGTCTTCCGGCAGGCCCAGGCGGCGGGCGCGCATGGCGACCTGCTGCTGTGATTCTTCACCGGTGACATAGAGCGCGGGAAGGCGCGCGGCGATGTTGCAGAGGGTCTGCAGGAGGATGGTGGACTTGCCGATGCCGGGGTCGCCGCCGATCAGCACCACCGAGCCGTCGACCAGACCGCCGCCGAGCACGCGGTCCAACTCCGCCGAGGCGGTGGTGAAGCGCGGCATCTCTTCGACGCTGACTTCGGCGAGGGTCTTGATGTTGGCCTGCTGGCCGGCCCAGCCGCCGCGCCCGGAAGAGCTGCTGCCCGAGCCGCCGGTGGGGGTGGTGTCGATGACGGTCTCGACCAGGGTGTTCCAGGCGCCGCAATCAGGGCATTGGCCGGCCCATTTGGGGTAGGTGGCGCCGCACTCGGTGCAGCCGTACATGCGCTTGGCCTTGGCCATGAGCGGACTCCGTCGAAGACAAAGTCCGCATCATAGCCAATCGGGCCACGCGCTTCAGGACCTGTTTACGATCCGGCAAGCCAGAGCAGAACCTGGCGCAACGGCCAACGGGAGTAACAACCTTCAGGCTGGTCCGAAGGGCGAGCGCAGCGAATCAGCCGGTTGAGGGAGCGGAGTTTGCGCGCAGCCCGAAACCGACCTCAACGCAGTTGTGCCGACGCGAAGCAGACCGTAAGCAGGTCCTCAGCCCGCCAGGCGGCGATATTGGCACTCCATATCGTACTTGAGGCTTTCGCGACGCATGAGCAGCGACGCCAGGGTGCAGTCGGGACGCTCGACGCCCTCTTCCACCCGACCGATGCGCTGGTCCAGCAGCTCGTACTGCAGCTTCAGGCGGACCAGGCGCTCCTGAGCGCGGAGGGCTTCGACGTTGCGTTTGGCGGACTTGGTGACGGACTTGCCAGAGGACGAAATGGCTTTACGCATGGCGGTGGCACCGGTTGGAAATGGATGACGGGAGCCTACGCCTCGCTCCGACCCACACCCTTGACATCAATCAAGCTCAGGAAGATCGCCTGAGCAGGTCGGCGATCTCGTCCTTCAGTGTCACGCGTTGCAGTTTGAGGGAGTTGAGGGCGAGGTCATCCATCGCCTGGCGGCCGTCCTCGATGTCGTAGATTTTCCTGTCCAGCTCCTCATAGCTGGAGGCCAGGCGGGTGAAGGTGGCGTCTTTCCCGTGCAACCGGGTCATCAGTGCCTTCTGGTCGGGAAACTCTCGGGACAAGGGATGATGCTCGAGTGGCATGGCGGACCTCCGTCAGTGGATGGGTTGCCCGTTAAGCCTAGCCCACCCGGCAAAAGCGCCCAGCACCGCCGGTCATTGAACGATTCGGGGTGATCGGACCGCGGCGGGCCGCTAAACTGCCCACCTGTCCCCCTCAGTTACAAGGAGTTCCTGCATGAGTCTGCTTAGCGAGTTCAAGGCTTTCGCCGTCAAGGGCAACGTGGTCGACATGGCCGTCGGTATCATCATCGGTGCCGCGTTCGGCAAGATCGTCTCGTCCTTCGTCGGCGACGTGATCATGCCCCCTATCGGTCTGCTGATCGGTGGCGTCGACTTCTCCGACCTGGCGATCACGCTCAAGGCTGCCGAAGGCGACGTGCCCGCCGTGGTCCTGGCCTACGGCAAGTTCATTCAGACCTGCCTGGACTTCATCATCGTCGCCTTCGCGATCTTCATGGGTGTGAAGGCCATCAACCGCTTCAAGCGCGAGGAAGAAGCCGCGCCGGCCGCGCCGACCAAGGATCAGGAACTGCTGAGCGAAATCCGGGACCTGCTCAAGGAGCAGCGCAACCGCGCTCCCTGAGCCCCCGACTCACCCCGTCACAGCGGCGGGGTGAGCCGCACGCGGCCGATCCGCCGCTCGCTGACGTCCGTCACCTCCAGGCGCCAGCCGGCCAGCTCCAGCGTGTCCCCCTTGGCCGGCAAGCGGCCCAGGTGCTTGAGCACCAGGCCGCCCAGGGTCTGGTACTCCGCGGTCGAGCGAGCGCGGAAGCCCACCCGCGCGGCCAACGCCGCCATCGTCACCGCGCCGTCCACCCGATACCCCTGCGCGTCCGGCTCGATGTCCGTGCCAGACACTTCGCTGGCATCCGGCAGCTCGCCGGCGATCGCCTCGAGGATATCGGTCATGCTCAGCATGCCCTCGAAGCCGCCGAACTCGTTGACCACGAAGGCCAGGTGGGTCGAGGCCTCGCGCATCAGCTCCAGGGCGCCCAGCACCGTGCTGCTGTCCGGCAGGCTCAGCGGCTCGCGCAGCAGCGGCAGGATGTCCAGCTCGCGCCCCTGCAGCAGGACGGAGAACAGCTCCTTCTTGTGCACATAGCCCAGCGGCTCGTCGATGTTGCCTTCGCGGATCACCAGCAGGCGCGAGTAAGGCGACTCCAGCAGCGCGCGGCGCACGGCATCCGGGTCGTCGGCCAGGTCGATACCGTGCACCCGCTGGCGGTCGATCATCACGGCCTTCACCGGACGCTCGGCCAGGCCCAGCACACCGCTGATCATCACCCGCTCGCGGCGGTCGAACGGCGCGTCGCCGCCCTCCTCCGGGCCCACCAGGTCGGCGATGTCCTCGCCCACCTCGTCGGCGTCGACCTTGCCGCCCATCAGGCGCAGCACGGCGTGGGCGGTCCGCTGGCGCAGGCCGCGCTGCCCGCGCTGGCTCTTCTGGCGCTTCCAGCGCACCAGCTGGTTGGCCATCTCGATCAGCAGGCTGAAGCCGATGGCGGCGTACAGGTAGCCTTTCGGGATGTGGAAGCCCAGGCCCTCGGCAGTCAGGCTGAAACCGATCATCAACAGGAAGCCCAGGCACAACATGATCACCGTGGGGTGTGCGTTGACGAAGCGGGTCAGCGGCTTGCTGGCGATCATCATCAGGCCTATGGAGAAGATGACCGCGATCATCATCACTTCCAACTGCTCGACCATGCCCACGGCGGTGATCACTGCATCGAGGGAGAACACCGCGTCCAGCACCACGATCTGCGCGACCACCGGCCAGAAGGCGGCGTAGGTGCGCTTGCCGTTGGAAGTGTGCACGCGGCCTTCCAGGCGCTCATGCAACTCCAGCGTCGCCTTGAACAGCAGGAACAGACCGCCGAACAGCATGATCAGGTCGCGGCCGGAGAAGGTCTTGCCCAGCACTTCGATCAACGGCTCGGTGAGCGTGACCAGCCAGGAGATGCTCGCCAGCAAGCCCAGGCGCATCAGCAGCGCCAGCGACAGGCCGATCAGCCGCGCGCGGTCGCGCAGGTGCGGCGGCAGCTTGTCCGCGAGGATCGCGATGAAGACCAGGTTGTCGATGCCGAGCACCAGCTCGAGCAGGATCAGGGTGAGCAGGCCGAGCCAGGCCGTGGGGTCCATCAGCCATTCCATGCCGGACGACCTCGCTGGGTGCGCGCCAGGGCAGGCTGGGAAGGATCATCCGCGAGCGCGGATGCCGGGGGAGGTTCGCCGACCGCCGGCTCTACCGGGGTAGGCATCGGGGTCGGCGTCGTACTTTGACTGTCCATGAGGTCCGAAAAAAGGGAAACGGACGCCCATCCTAAGGGCAAAGCCTCGCTGCCCTAAGGGGACAATCTTTTCAAAATCTATCGAGCCGACCTTACCAATAGTTTTCCACGGCGATCTGGCCGGGCTTGCGCGTCAGTGCCAGGCTCATGCCGCGGGCCTTCAGCACGGCACGGGTGTCCTCGATCATCTGCGGGTTGCCGCAGAGCATCACCCGCGAATGTTCCGGGCTGAGTTCCAGACCGGCGGCGCGTTCCAGCTCGCCGTTCTCGATCAGCGTGGTGATCCGCGCGCTCAGGCAACCGGGCACCTGTTCGCGGGTGACCACCGGGATGAACTGCAGCTTGTGGATATGTTCGGCCAGATGCTCCATCGCGCCGAAGCTGGCGATCAGGTCGCGGTAGGCCAGCTCCTTCTCCTCGCGGGCGCTGTAGACCAGCTTGATGGTCTCGAAGCGTTCCCACACCTCGAAGTCCTGCAGGATCGACAGGAACGGCGCAAGGCCGGTGCCGGTGGCCAGCAGCCAGAGATCGCGGCCATCGGGGAAGCGGTCGAGGGTGAGGAAGCCGAAGGCCTGGCGATCCACCAGCAACTGGTCGCCGACGCGCAGGCGGCTGAGCTCGCTGGTGAACTCACCGCCGGGAACGACGATGGAGAAGAACTCGAGGAACTCGTCGTGAGGCGCCGAGACCATCGAGTAGGCGCGCCAGACGATGCTGCCGCTGGGCTTGTACACGCCCAGGCGGGCGAATTGCCCGGCGCGGAAGCGGTAGCCGCTGTCGCGGGTGGTGCGCAGGGTGAACAGGCTAGGGGTAAGCGTCTGCACCTCCACCAGGGCCTGGCGGGTGAACTTCTCTTCGCTGGCGGTCATCGTCCACTCCTTTCTCGGGAACGAAGCTATTTTCCCGTATTGGCACGCGGAGAAACACCCGCAAGGCTTGTGGCTATCCGGGTAGATCGCCACAAGCCTGCTCTGGATCAGTGCTTGCGGTTCACCACCTGGGCGGCGCGTAGCACATCGCTGCCGATCTCACCCTCGAACTGCTTCCACAGCGGCTGCATGGCGGCGCGCCAGGCGTCGCGCTCAGCCGGGGTCAGGGCGACGATGCGCGCCTTGCCGTTGGCAAGCACCTGCTCGCGCTCCTTCTGGTTCAGCGCCTCGGCGTCCTTGTTCACCTCGACGGTGACTTCTTCGATGATGCTTTCCAGTTGGGTGCGCACCGGGTACGGCATGCTGTTCCAGAACTTCTGGTTGCTGATCAGCATGTAGCTGAGCACGCCGTGGTTGGTCTCGGTGATGAACGGCTGGGCGCTGTCGAGCTTCTGGCTGCCGATGTTCGACCAGGTGTTCTCGGTGCCCTGTACCTTGCCGTCCTGCAGCGCCTTGAGAGTCTCGGCGAAGGGCAGTTTCACCGCCTTGGCGTCGAGCAGGCCGAATTGCGCATCGATCACCGACGACGGCTGGATGCGGAAGCTCAGCCCCTTGGCGTCCGCCGGGGCGCGCAGCTCGCGGGTGGCGGAAAGCTGCTTCATGCCGTTGTTCCAGTAGGCCAGGCCATAGATGCCGGACGTGGCCATCGAATGCAGCAGCTCGCGGCTCATGCTGCGCTTCTGGAAGCGCTTCACCGCCTCCAGGTCATCGAACAGGAACGGCAGGTCGAAAACCTCCAGTTGCCGAGTGTAGCCCTCGAACTTCGACAGCGACGGCGCCAGCATCTGCACCTTGCCGTCCCTGAGCGCCTGCAACTCGTCGGCATCGCCGAACAGTGTGGAGTTGGGGAATACCTCGACCTTCACCTCGCCGGCCAGGCGCTCCTCCACCAGCTTCTTGAACAGCAGTGCGCCGCGGCCCTTCGGGGTGTCGTCGGCGACGACGTGGGAGAACTTGATCACGATGGGCGCATCGGCGAAGGCCGGCTGGACCGGGAAGAACAGGACGGACAACGCCACCCCGAGAAACGACTTGTACATCGATATCCTTATGCAATAGCAATAGCCCGGCGCGCGAACAGGTTCGCGCATCGAGGTTCCGTGAAGACTTGTCAGGGGAGTGGCCGCAGGTCGGCGGGACAGCGGTCCCGGGATCCGGCCCTACCGGGTCGCACGCAGCGCCCGGTTATTATTGGTAATCCGCAACGCAGACGAAGGCGGGGCGGATAGGCGATAATTTTTCGGTATCCAGCCGGTCCACACAAGTCGCCGACAGCCAACCACGTCTCAGTTTCATGACAATGCGATTGCAGTGAGCCCTCCGTTATTGCCATCCACCCTGTTCCGCGACTTCAGCCAGACACCTTCGTTCGAGAGTCCCATGCCCGTCCTCGCCAGCCCCTTCGCCCAGCTCGACCTGGTCCGCCACCCCGAACAGCGCGAAGACCCGCTGCAGGCCTTCGATGCGGCCGACGAGTACCTGCTCGGTCATCTGCATGAGCAAGGCGTAACCGCCGACAGCCGTGTGCTGGTGCTCAACGACAGCTTCGGCGCCCTCGCCGCCAGCCTGGCGCCCCATGTGCGCCTGACCAGCAGCGGCGACTCGCACCTGGGCTTCATCGCCCTGCAACGCAACCTGGAACGCAACGGGCTGAGCGACGCCGCGCCGACCTTCGTGCCCTCCAGCGAAACGCCGCAAGGCCCGTTCGACTACGTCCTGGTGCGCGTGCCCAAGACCCTCGCGCTGCTGGAAGAACAGTTGATCCGCCTGCACGACCAGCTCGCGCCGGGCGCGAAAGTGGTCGCCGCCGGCATGATCAAACACCTGCCGCGCGCCGCCGGCGACCTGCTGGAAAAATACATCGGCCCGATGCAGGCCTCGCTGGCGGTGAAGAAAGCCCGCCTGCTGATCGCCACCGCCGAACAGCGGCCGTCGCCAACCTCGCCCTACCCCAGCCGCTATCGCCTGGACAAACCCGCGCTGACGCTGGTCAACCACGCCAACGTGTTCTGCCGCGAGGGCCTGGACATCGGCACCCGCGCCTTCCTCCCGCACCTGCCGCAGGTACACCACGCCGTGCGCGCGGCGGACCTGGGCTGCGGCAACGGCGTGCTCGGCATCGCCTTCGCCCTGCTGAACCCGCAGGCCGAACTGACCCTGGTGGATGAGTCCTACATGGCGGTGCGGTCCGCACGGGAGAACTGGCAGGCCGCCCTGGGCGAGCGCCCTGTGGATATCCACCCCGACGACGGCCTCGCCAGCCAGGCCGCAGACTCCCTGGACCTGGTGCTGTGCAACCCGCCCTTCCACCAGCAGCAGGTGGTCGGCGACTTCCTCGCCTGGCGCATGTTCCAGCAGGCCCGCGCCGCGCTCGTCACCGGCGGCGAGCTGTGGATCGTCGGCAACCGCCACCTGGGCTACCACGCCAAGCTCAAGCGCCTGTTCCGCGGCGTCGAGCAAGTGGCGGCAAATCCGAAATTCGTGGTGCTGAAAGCGACCAAATAAGCGCTCGGGATTGCTCCGGCCAGCGCGCCGGAGCAGCATGGATCGCCCCCACCCGGATGCGCGCCATGACCGCCCAAGAAGCCGTTCTCCTCCCACCCGAACTGATCCGCACCGCCGACGGCGTCGATCTCGCCCTGCGCCGCGTTGGCCCGGAGGACGGCGTGCCGGTGGTGCTGACCCACGGCACCTTCTCCAACCACCGCAGTTGCCTGGGGCTGGCCAATTACCTGGGCAGCCAGGGCTTCGCCTGCTGGGTGTTCGACTGGCGCGGGCATGGCGACAGCGGACGCAATGACTTCCTGCACAGCTTCGATGACGTGGCCGAGCAGGACGTGCCGGCGATACTCGATGCGGTGAGCCAGCGTACCGGACAGACGGCGCTGCACTGGGTCGGCCACTCAGGCGGCGGGCTGATCGTCTCGATGTGGGCGGCGCGTAATCCCGAACTGGCGCAGCGGAGGTTGCGCTCGCTGGTGTTGATCGGTTCCCAGGCCACGGCGGCCGGCGCCAGCCCACGGCACTGGCTGGCGATCCAGGCGTTCGACTGGATGCTGCGCTGGCGGCGCATCGCGCCCAGCCGGGCGAAGAGCGTCGGCCCCGAGGCAGAGAGTGCACGGCTGATGCGCCAGTGGTGCCAGTGGAATTTCCGTCGGCGTTTCGATTCGCTGGAGGGCTTCGACTACTTGGCCGGGCTGGGCGGCGTCGAGCTGCCGGTGCTGGGCGTGGCGGGCAGCGGCGATACCTTCATCGCGCCGGTGGCGGGGTGCGAGGCGCTGGTGAATGCCTTTGGCGGTGCGCAGGCGAAGCTGGAGCTGTTCGGGCTGGCGACCGGTGCGCGGGAGGATTACAGCCACAACCGCCTGCTGCTGTCGCGCAATGCCAGCGCGGAAGTCTGGCCGCGCATCGGCCAGTGGCTGGCGCAGCACTAAGCCCTGGTTCGCGAGCAAGCTCGCTCCTACGAAAAGCGTTACCGATTCGGCCTGCGGATGCGATTCGCTCCACCTTGTAGGAGCGAGCTTGCTCGCGAACCCGTTCAGCCGCTCAGAGCATCCGGCGTATCCACGTCGCGCAGCACGCCGGCATCAGCGACGTTCAAGGTCAGGCAGCGATCGCGGTGCGCCTGCACCACGGCGCGCGCGCCTTCATCGCCAGAGAGGCGAGAGAGTTCGGGCCAGAAATCGCGCCCGAACAGCACG
This Pseudomonas sp. ATCC 13867 DNA region includes the following protein-coding sequences:
- a CDS encoding alpha/beta fold hydrolase, with the protein product MTAQEAVLLPPELIRTADGVDLALRRVGPEDGVPVVLTHGTFSNHRSCLGLANYLGSQGFACWVFDWRGHGDSGRNDFLHSFDDVAEQDVPAILDAVSQRTGQTALHWVGHSGGGLIVSMWAARNPELAQRRLRSLVLIGSQATAAGASPRHWLAIQAFDWMLRWRRIAPSRAKSVGPEAESARLMRQWCQWNFRRRFDSLEGFDYLAGLGGVELPVLGVAGSGDTFIAPVAGCEALVNAFGGAQAKLELFGLATGAREDYSHNRLLLSRNASAEVWPRIGQWLAQH